ATGGTTCATTAAACTAATAaagtaattattaattaagGTGAGCTTTGGCGGTTAGGTTGAGTATTCCATAGTAAGGATATGTAAATTTATTCAAActtcaatttttaataataaatgttaagTATGCACTTATTATATAACTATAGATTTATTTTTACattatatatactatattattaaattcacaaaattaataatGAAAATTATGAAACATGATGAATACTGAATACAACAAGAAACTCGAGATACATAATGTGACGAATTTATTCAACATCTCTTGATAATAAACATAAGTGGATTTTGGTTTTAAAAAAGTGGATTAATTTTTTACAGATGGCTCGAACCAAATTAAAATGTAGACATATATCTAACTAAACAAACAtagatttattttttgtattgatACTCCCGAGTTTGCAAAAGAATATTGAGTGCtctaaaacaaacaaaaataatttttgttgCCGATGATATTAATACTTATTTTTTCCATTTGCCAATTCTATGCAGCTaatgatgttattttgtgtatcTCGCTTCTGAATTTGATTTACTAACTTTTGAAAGGTAGAATCGAATGATTTTGTCTGGCACCAAAAACTTTTTTAAAATCAATAGCAACAAAATCATTGAGAGATTTGAGGCTGAGAAAAAAACCACGAAATAAAtgacaataataaaaataatataataatcgTGAGGTAgttcaattttcatctcaacCATTGGCCACTGTGTATGACCCCCCCAATGCTTCATTTTGATCCATCGCTATTTCAATAGTTCAAATGTCAAGTGTATTAATCTTTTAGAAATGTGAATGATTACTAATAAACATGTTAGTGAATTATTGAGGTCAATTCTCTAGAATAGTCATGACTAGActaaggtggtgttcggtttgtaagattgtatccgagattaaatttgtagtatgtttggttcatgagattcaacccctatgactaaaataatctcacaactcaatcctagattgtatctcgtattattttatcttggaaaccgaacaccacctaaaagcacaagaatagtAGTGTaatagtaattaacaataaatagGCTTATGAAAACAATGgtctaaaaagaaataataatgtGCCTAATTTTGACTAGGCCCAAACAAATGGGCTTTATTattaagagagagagattgcagcccaaaatattaaaagaaatgaaaaatgcGGTGAACGTGGATCGAACACGTGACCTTCAGATCTTCAGTCTGACGCTCTCCCAACTGAGCTATCCCCGCAACATGactttttagttttaatcatatatatatatatatatatatatatatatattaatttcgaTCTAAGTTCTAAaacaatttctaattttttttatatactccacaCATATATAATTCTTGACTACTCAATTtattctaaaatgaaaaattactatataatatttatatataagaCTATCAATTAGCAAATCACACAAGCACGAGCATGATCTTCAATTTAGCTACATAAgtgtagtagtataaattagtTATTGCAGAAAAAGTTAAATGGAAGGTTTGGAGTGGAATATTTAGTAGACAAGATTGCAGAGGCAACAATGGTATTAGCAGCCTACTCCATCCCAACTCACGTAGGGCCCTGCCCCTGCCCCTGCCCCTTCCTTACACAGGCCGAACCCTGCATCCCGACACTTTTTCTCTGGATCGAAGTTGTAAGGCACTCCACCAACCATGTCCGCAACATGCCATCAATATTGCCAACAGTTGTAtttcatatttcaattttcagatATTTTGCTCACTGCTAGTTATATGTATGATTATGAGTCAACTCACCGTAGGTGGAAGAATTTGCAATGAGACTGTATTTGATCCACATAGACGATGGTCGTGTTTTTCATCTGATCGCGTACTTGTTGGCAAAGATCGCGCAGTTGGGAGTTGAATGCTTTGGACGCTTCATTCATGGATCGCGCAGTCTAGTAGTAATTGTCATGGTGAGAGAGTGGTGTTTGCTTACCCACATAGCCTCCTTAATCTCTGAGATGAATGAAGGGATCTTTTGAAGAACTTGGTCGTACGGAACGTTGTTGAATGCAGGCGTGAGATCATTTTGGCCTATATCGATCATGTAGATGGCGTTCTTGAATCCATCTTCTCCCACAAGATTCTTGTAACCTTCTCCAAAACCCATTAATAGAAAAATCAATATCATCATCAAAGGAGTACTTATTGAAGTCATGCATAATAATAAGATAGTGCACATGGTGTTATATATGATTAGAAATCGGTTGTAATTAAGGTTGCAAGTTTAGAGCTTGGGATTGGAGGCGGAGAGTGTGATTAAGAAAGCGTCTGAATTGAAGAATTTGAATGTTCAAACTGAATGAAACGTATTTAGGGAGAGTGGTTGAGCTAGCAATCGCGAAATTTGCTCCATTCGAGAAACCTGCCTCCAATGATTCCAGATACGGACTCAAATAATTTGACTTCACATTTTCGCCTGTGTTTTCACACCAACATTAAAATATTGGAGCTaatatatcaaaaaaaaaaatactatgcaTAATAGAATTAAGGTGATCACGAGCATAATAGTATATGCAACTTGTCATGAATAAAGAAAGAGAATCTATCTGATCACGTAAAGCAAGAAGCTGTGTTTCACGGGCACACCAAACTCGCCGATCCATACATTTGTAGTACCCCTATTAAGAATTATTCATAACAAAGACCCCACGAATCTTGAGTAATTAAAATTCAATGTGGGCCTAATTTTTAGTTTGAGACTTCAGATTTAAAAGGACAGTTTTATGCTATTTGCACCTGACTATGAGGGTTACTATACAGTAAAATACTAGTCCCTACGTCCACAAAAAAAagtgacacggattttaatgataaattggtaaagtaaaagagagaaaatgaaTCTGGTCacccaaaataacaaaattagacaatttttcatggacggaaaGAGTATGATAATTTGATGATTtaatagaaaagaaaaacttTAGCTTGGTAGGAGCTTACGCCACTATTTGTACTAGCTTACAAAGGAAGTCGATGATGAGGCGGCCGTCACACAGGCGACCGGTGGGGCGATGAAAGAGTCCGGATAGCCGAACTCGTATCCCATTGCTGCAGCAAGGCAGCCGGTGTCTGAATTCGAATCGCCGAAGTTGAATATCACTGGTTTCCTGCTGCACTGTGAAGCAGCATGAAACACCAGCATTGATAATGTGACACAAGCTATGAACATGCCATTTTTGGATTTCATCTTTAAGTTTGTTCTTATGAGAGATGAAAAATTGGGACCTTAGTTATATATAGAGAGGCGCAAATTGCATTTGTTACTAAATGGTTAAATGGGAACGTGACAACTATCACCCAATATGGTTGTCATTATGTAGGGGGCGAACATTGCATTTCTCTTAAATGGTGGGAGAAATGCGTCTTGGACTAATGCATATAAAATCTTAATCTATTTGCTATTTTCATGATCAGTTGACAGATATACACCACCATTTTTGCTCATTTATTAGTGGATGGTGATTGGCCTATATATGGAACAATCTAGCAATCCAAACTCTGTttcattttcttgaaaaaacAAGGTAATTTACAAATTcctttgtgtttttattttatggTCATGGGTAGTTGGATTGAGTCGGACTCGACTtatattagtactagtattcaAGTTCTTTCTTCTGTGTCTTATACTAGTATCTTGGTATTTTTCAGGTCGTTGGAAGAAGGGCTTGAGTTGTCTTGATCACCCGAAGTTCGGATCTCACGTTTTATCGGGAAGGCACAACGGATTGCAGCGTCTCACTTTCTAGGACGGTCTTCTCTCTTCTTTACTCGTATGGTCGAGTAGTCTTTTCAGATGCACTCTCTTCTCTTTTTAACAACATATAGTATGAGATTCTCAACCTATGTGTTTTCGCATTATAGATTGGTAATGTTTTATTGATAAAGCACTAATTCGATGATGAATGGACTGAACACTTATTTGGTACTCCACTATAATAGCAGTAGTGACTTATATGGAACACACGATTATCCATCATCTTGTCATGAAAATGAATTTGACCGAATTTATAAATGGAGAAATCGAGCTATAAACAAGTCTCTTTTCTACAGGCACAAAAAGGCAAAGGCAATATTTTTATAACAATAGGCATTACATACTTTGAAACTTTCATTAGGGAATCATCCTTCTCTAGCACAAAATATGCATAAAAATGCTAAGATAATATTTCTTCTGAGAATGTGTTTTCTAATGGGTATTGAACAGAACAACAGCGTAGAGAAGCAATACAGTGTGCTGACTAAAACCTGGTTTTCTAAGTCAGAAGGCTGCATTCGAATTTGCCATCCGACAGGGTCAGCTTCTCTGCTTGTGTAACGACGTCTAGTGGAAGAGGACTGAAACTCCGGGATGGACCATAGAAATGAGGAAACGTATTGGACTCGTCCACAGCTTCGTAGATTAAACCGTTTCCAAGCTGCCACAGTTAATACTTGTTAGCTCATACTCACAAACCTAGGGACACAGCCGGAACTCTGCGAATGCATAATAGTATgtactatcattgtatgcaataTATACCTTTTTAGCATCTATTTTGAGTAGGTATAGATCCTCCTTAACATTCAAGAAAAAGTTTTGCAGAGTTGATTGGACCTGCAATTGAAAATATTACAAGGTGCAAAGTTAATTTCAATTATTGAGTATATCATTCTGAAACTGTAGTagtctgagagagagagagagagagattatgCATTATGGAAACTGGTACAATAGAATTTAACAGCTTGCAAGCACATTATTGATAGGAAGATACATCCTTTTCCAGTCTTTATTGCCAAAATCCATCATCTTGGCAAACTAATTTTGCAGAAGGACCAAATTTTGTAAATTCCCAATCATAAACCACCATTGAAAAGTGGACATCAAACTCAGTAATGGTAATTTCACTCTTCATTCTATGTGGATAAGCTAAATCAGCTCTATAACTTAAGGCATCAACAATCCAGATAAGGTTAACAATAAGTCAATAATAGTAGATCAGTATTATTGTAAATGAAGGTGATTTTACACACAGTTGATTAAAACAGAAATCCCATAACTACCAACGGAGCAGGCACTTTGAAGTACAATTACACAATTATTATAAGCAATGGTTTAGGTTTAATCAAACAATCTCAGCGAATCATTCAAAATAACGAAAATCGTATACCAACTACTTAAAAAAATTGCATTAATCATTTTATACAACTCTGAAAAAAATAACTCAATAAGAAAGGCGAGGTATCTGTGCACCTGATCGAGCTTGCTGAGATGAAAACAGCCAGTTGATTGATCGAGATTTCCACCGAAAGTAGCGCCGCTCCGCTGCAGCTCCTCCCATTCATCGGCCGTGCTGATCCTGTACACAAATTCTTCGCCTTCTTCCAACCCCTCATTCGCAGCCATTCTCGACCACCGATTTGTTGCAATTTGTTGAAAAtgcttctttttaatttatatcgGTTGACGctgacatttttttattaaatctattcttataaattcttaaaattttcttaaaaagGATAAATTAGCggtgttattattttttttaaaaaaaatgcattagTTATGATTTACAGTGGGTAACGAAATTGTTCACTTCCGAAAATATTAAGGCTGCATTTGGTAGCTACGTTTCGTCTAAATAAGAGAGTAATCTGAGTTTATTTATGTGTTTGGTAGTTATGTTACAAAACATAGTAGCCCGCGTTTTGTATCCGGCTCGCACAAAGCCCAACTAAAATCCTATATTTTAATCATATTTGTAACTACCCAAAATCCTATGTTATTTATCATGGAAGCCTAGTTAATTTAGCAAAAATACAATTATACCCATCAAATTTTCTAACCCTAAACCAAAAAGATCACAGACACAATTCTCTTCTTCACAACAATAGCGATAGAGAGCTCTTCCAAAATTCTCTCAATCTATCTCCCTCCATTTCTTTCGGCGACTCGAAACCTTCCGGCGACTACATCTCTCCCGACGGCAAGAATTTCTAAATCAAGGTTAGGATTTCTTCAATTATTCCTCTTGATTTATCTGAAATACCTTGAAAATCCCCTCAAATCTATTTCAACAACTCACTAATTTGTTAGTCTATTTCTCCAATCTGTAATCGTGTGACAAATTGATAGATATTGGACACATTGCAGCTACTGATTGCGTTTTGTTTGCAGATTTTTGTAAATCTTTGGGCATCTTGAGCTTGTTCAAGTTTGGGACAGATCTAGACGGGAATGCGTATTCTCTCACCATATTCTTTGTGATGTAGAATGAACGATATAATACTGTTCAGAAGCAAAGAAGTCGTGGTGACAATCTGGGGAGCGGCGGTTACATTTTCATAGGAATTATTGGGGCAAAATGAGGATAGTttagtaattaatttaaattaatgagGATAATTTTAGCAATCATAATTTTAATCCTTATTTGTGACTTAGTGTACCAAACACTAAAACAAGATAAGTCACAATTATCTTAATTTACCAAACACCCAATATATGTAAATTAACTAATCGAAACTATGATTACTATCATAATGATATCATGTCTAGTCGAAACATGACATAGATACCAAACGAGCCCTAAGTTTAATAGTAGTATGTATAAATGCAGCTAACAAGATGTCAACTACTTTAACAAGAGAAATAACATTAATTTGCTACTCATCAAAAAATGAATTAGATAAAGCAAATTACCTCATTATAAAAAAGTACTAGTATACTTTTTAAAGTGGAATAttgaagtagtagtagtagtagtacatagTGTGAGATGATGCTTTTGGATTACATGTTGCCTTTGATTATGCAGCATCGAATGATTTGAGACACAATGACTCACACATTTGACATTCCAGCAACACAAACACAATAACAAATGTATACATACCATTCAAATATATTTACAGTCACAGGCATACTATTAGCCATTAGCTAAAGAGAAAACTCATTCCACATAACATTATGAGTGCTGCCAAAAGTTTTCTCGCTGCTGTAGCACATGTAAAGGAACCCGTCGTCGTCCTTGGATGAATTGTACAAGGACTCGATAAAGCTTGCTGTGAAAACGAAGACAACGAAATAGGATAAGAAACCATCGACTTTCATACAGTGAATGTCCAAAGAATTAGGGAAGAGATCGTACTTGTTTGTGGTAATGTATCCTTGACAAATACAAAGAGAGCTTTCCCGGGATCCAGGCGGAGCCTTGCGCCCAAAATGTGTATGAATTGGCCGACTGACATGTCACGAGGTACCAGGAATCTGTTGGAAGCACACATAAAATGTAGGAGTAGAATTTTGGAAACACATTAACTCGTCAACTGCTAAAGAATGGCTGAAAAGAATACTCTCCAAATCTCGTCAAGCAAATAGTGTACAGTAATCGACTCTGCTagatatttaaaatcaattctTGAACTGAGAAACACTCTCAAGGCACTGAATCTATGAAATCTAAGCATCGATAAATAATTTACAAGTTTGTATGTGTTTGTGTAGCAGAATACAAATTAAACCTCAAGCCCAGTGAAAACTACATGGAAAACAGTGGTTAACAAGGAATGAAAGACTTACTTCCTCTTCTCCATTTCAGGAAGGTCTGACTTAGAATATCTTTCCGCAACAACCTACAATATAGTCCACCAATCAAACAACGATATGGCAAAGCAAGTACATGACCAATACAAGGTGTAAGAAAGTCATTCATTTATTGGAATCATCTAAAGAATCTTAAAAATTCATAGCTAATACACAAGAGCAACTCAGTTTTCAAGCAAGTTTCTTTGATGATATTTGCGTTTTCTAAATTGCTTTTAAACCAATAATTTTTGTCTATGAAATGAGATTTTAATTCATCAAAAACATTCTTTCAACTAAACCTGAACTAAACTACAAACGTACAATGAGTTACAAGATAATCCTTTCTAACCATAAATTTATAGTATCAGAGAATCCTAAAGAATTTTGCCAAGGATTAGACCACAGTATTTCTTTCTAAAGACTATCAACTCAAAAAGTGGCAACGATGATGTTTACATAGCTATCTTCTTCAATCATCTAGAGCTTCAGTCTCAAAACAAAGCATATCATGAAAACTCCAATCAAACCAGTTTTATCAAAAGATGTCCAAACACAAAAGCAAACTCTGTGATCATGACATGACAAACACGCATATTATAGGAATTTACACAATTTCTTCAGCTATCAAGTCCGAGGATCTGAGTACACATTTTCAAATATGCGTCTAGAGAGCTTCAGAACCGAAGCAAAAGGGCTAAAGCAGAAGaagaataaacaaaataaactcAATAACTTAATTAAACGGCATCGATTTCAACTGTAAACTAGATAATTAAGCTTTGCATAATTTATGAATTCAACAATTTCGTAACAAACTGAAAGTGTCAGAAAAGTACATACAGGAACTCGATCAGGATATTTGGCGATGATATCCTGTGATTCTTCTGCCCTTTCGTCTGCAGATAAAATAGCTGTCAAATTTCTTGGAACAAAAGAGGCGAAAATTGAAGTGCAGGGAGAAATCAAAGCAACGAACCGAAAGAAAACTGTTCCTTGAAAGACTGCATCTTGCCCATCCCGGTCTGTAGATGTTGCTTTGCTTCCGATCAGAATTTGGTGGGGAGAGAGGAAAAGGGGAAAGAGAAATGTTGAGTAATTGATTGGATAATCAGAATCGATAACATATAAAATCAACGATGTCGTGATTGTGTAGTCACATAATTCTGCGTTTCTTAGAAAAACAAAAGCGGGGATAGATCAGTTGGGAGAGCGTCAGACTAAAGATCTGAAGGTCACGTGTTCGATCCACGATCACcgcatttttttcattattttaaaatcACCCCATTTGTTTTGGGCCTCGTCAAAAGACCCCATTTGTTTTGGGCCTCATCATAAGACATTCATTTAATTTGCCCATTTGTTTTGGGCCTCGTCAACATGCTGTTACTTAAGCTCATTTTGGTTACATAAATGGGAGGTGCTCAGGTGCCAAGCTATTTGAAAATGGTATACTCCTTATGTCATTTTGATTTGGAAAATCGTGAAATTAGATTTTTCAGTTTATAAAATAGTAGAGTATCAAACAAGTTCAATCAAATTAAGAAAATCTAAAGTGAACCCGATTTATGgccaataatttaataaatgaatttttttctgTACTACAAATAATACGCTAGAGTTATGGAGTATATATGAAAGTTATAAGTAAATCGCCTATGATTTAAAAGGTTCAATATTCCAAACCTTaaacccttctcaaattcttcaACATTTCTTGTAGTATCCAAATTTGTCGGAAGAAGCTGATTGCAACGGCTGCTAAAATGGGGGCAACAGAGCCTAGTCAATGGCAGCTCCGCCGCGGGCAGTATCTCGGAGAAATATCAGCACTCTGTTTCCTCCATCTTCCCGCCAATCTATCCTCTCTACCTCTCCTTCTAGCTGGTTAAtttcccctatatatatatactcgcACACATTTTTATTGTTATACATGTCTTCTGAATTTGCCCTAATCTATGGTTCCCCTCAACAGGGACCGGCTCTCAGATTCTGGTCTACGATTTGGCGATTGGAGCGCCGCTGAAGTCGTTTGAAGTCTTTGAAGGGATTCGTGTTCATGGGATCTCTTTGGAGAATTTTCACAAACAGTTGGCGGGTTCTGCTGTTTCTTTCCGGGTTTGTGTTTATGGGGAGAGGAGAGTTAAGCTTTTCACCTTGCGGGTTGAACCGAGCGGCAAGCAGGAGCCTTTTCTGCATTTGGAGCTGACTCTTATTCACTCGCTGCCTAAATTTAGGCATTGGGTCATGGACGTTTGCTTCTTGAAGGTTACCTTCAACTTTTTTAGTAGTTATTTATGTGGTTCGGGTTTTGCTATACACGTTTTAGCTCGCAGTGGGGAGTGATTAgtcctttctttttcttctgtAGTAGGATGGTGCAACTGCGAGTGAGGATCCCCGTTACCTTGCCATCGGATGCAGTGACAATTATGTATACTTCTGGGATATCTCAAGATACAATATGTATTCTGAAGTTAAATGTGCCGGTAGGGGGTCATGCTTTCGCCTTTGCCTCTTGAAATATATTATATGCACTGTTTTGTGATAGTGCTTGAGAATTGAACGATACATAGACTGCTTTTGAAAGTTAAATGTTGGATGTCGGAGGAAATGGCATCAGGAATAGTGGATTACCTGCAAGATATGTACTCCATTTATGAGAGTCAATTTGGTGTTTTATTATGCTCGTGCAAGTTAGTTTAATCTAAATTTCACATTTGAATATGTTCAAAAGACTTTCGGATATTTGAGACTACTAACCTTTTCCTCAATGCATGCTAAGACATTGGCTCCTTGTTCTGTTCCCTTGCTGATTTGGACACTGACTGTCTTTTCTTTATGATGCTGTCCAGAGAGGTGTCTGTTGTACTCAATGAAGATGTTTGGGGATGACATTGACTCTCTTCGTATTGCTTCTGGTACTATCTTCAATGAGGTAATCATCATGATTCATGTGTGTGGTAGCTCTTATTCCACTTATAATCTGTCTCTGTCTCTGTCTCTGTCTCTGTAACGTACAACATTAGAATCTCTGACCGGGTGTCTCTGCTGCTAAGCTACTAATTGAGTGTTCCAATGAATTGGCACCT
This portion of the Salvia splendens isolate huo1 chromosome 10, SspV2, whole genome shotgun sequence genome encodes:
- the LOC121751856 gene encoding GDSL esterase/lipase At3g62280-like gives rise to the protein MVVSQFFISHKNKLKDEIQKWHVHSLCHIINAGVSCCFTVQQETSDIQLRRFEFRHRLPCCSNGIRVRLSGLFHRPTGRLCDGRLIIDFLCKLVQIVARKCEVKLFESVSGIIGGYKNLVGEDGFKNAIYMIDIGQNDLTPAFNNVPYDQVLQKIPSFISEIKEAMWVSKHHSLTMTITTRLRDP
- the LOC121750633 gene encoding uncharacterized protein LOC121750633; the protein is MAANEGLEEGEEFVYRISTADEWEELQRSGATFGGNLDQSTGCFHLSKLDQVQSTLQNFFLNVKEDLYLLKIDAKKLGNGLIYEAVDESNTFPHFYGPSRSFSPLPLDVVTQAEKLTLSDGKFECSLLT
- the LOC121750238 gene encoding autophagy-related protein 8i, which produces MGKMQSFKEQFSFDERAEESQDIIAKYPDRVPVVAERYSKSDLPEMEKRKFLVPRDMSVGQFIHILGARLRLDPGKALFVFVKDTLPQTTSFIESLYNSSKDDDGFLYMCYSSEKTFGSTHNVMWNEFSL